In a genomic window of Candidatus Hydrogenedentota bacterium:
- a CDS encoding alpha/beta hydrolase has translation MKFLLLILASVLCFLAAIIGAVLLLLLHRKKGSFFDSDGVRIHYTDEGQGEPVILVHGYAVTADQNWRIPGIVRALSKKYRVITMDDRGHGLSDKPRDAGKYGLETVRDVIRLMDHLGIAKAHVAGYSMGGFITLKLAMMYPERLLSAVVGGAGWTLPTDENRVLLDKVVSSMESGRGIRPLAEWLRPVGHKQNRLLEWLVVTFINNTNDLPALGATMRAIDQLEVSEAELRANKVPILTIVGTADPLRNGVDALTGVLANHENLFIQGGDHMTAILGPRFRNGMLDFFAKHSASQSKPA, from the coding sequence ATGAAATTCCTGTTGTTGATTCTCGCATCGGTCCTCTGTTTTCTCGCCGCGATCATCGGCGCCGTCCTGTTACTGCTGCTGCACCGCAAGAAAGGTTCTTTCTTCGATTCGGACGGTGTCCGCATCCACTACACCGACGAGGGCCAAGGGGAGCCCGTCATTCTCGTGCATGGCTACGCTGTGACCGCCGATCAGAACTGGCGCATACCCGGCATCGTGCGCGCGCTGTCCAAAAAGTATCGCGTGATTACGATGGACGATCGAGGCCACGGATTGAGCGACAAACCCCGCGACGCCGGCAAATACGGCCTTGAAACCGTCCGGGACGTGATACGGCTTATGGACCATCTGGGCATTGCCAAAGCGCATGTTGCCGGGTATTCGATGGGCGGATTCATCACCCTGAAACTGGCCATGATGTACCCTGAGCGCCTGCTGAGCGCGGTGGTGGGCGGCGCGGGCTGGACGCTTCCCACCGACGAAAACCGCGTATTGCTGGATAAAGTCGTGTCGTCCATGGAAAGCGGCCGGGGCATACGACCGCTCGCCGAATGGCTGCGGCCTGTCGGACACAAGCAGAACCGGCTGCTTGAATGGTTGGTCGTGACGTTCATAAACAACACCAATGACCTGCCCGCACTGGGCGCCACAATGCGCGCGATCGATCAACTCGAAGTCAGCGAGGCGGAACTGCGCGCAAACAAGGTTCCCATTTTGACGATTGTCGGAACCGCGGATCCCCTGCGAAACGGCGTGGACGCCCTAACGGGGGTCCTGGCAAACCACGAAAACCTGTTCATTCAGGGAGGCGATCACATGACAGCCATTCTGGGCCCCCGGTTTCGCAACGGAATGCTGGACTTTTTCGCCAAACATTCCGCTTCCCAATCGAAGCCGGCATAG
- a CDS encoding glycosyltransferase family 2 protein has product MWRGKKVSVVFPTYNEKDSIRAAIEEFFEDGLVDEIVVVNNNAAPGTDEEVRQTRARLVHEPRQGYGHAIWRGLAEATGDLLIISEPDGTFSGHDVIKMLAYSDDVPVVFGTRTSREFVWEGANMGFFLKFGNWAVGKLMEFLFNTTILTDVGCSMRLLRREAYERIAPQFSVGGSAFGPQIMLLTILNGIPFIEIAVNYRRRVGTSSVTGNKLRAALLGCEMIAMILRYRMLSWFGWRPPACSHVCSAREEQTP; this is encoded by the coding sequence ATGTGGCGAGGCAAGAAAGTTTCGGTCGTCTTTCCCACCTATAACGAGAAAGATTCGATCCGCGCGGCCATCGAGGAATTCTTCGAGGACGGCCTCGTGGACGAAATCGTGGTGGTCAACAACAACGCGGCGCCCGGCACCGACGAGGAGGTGCGCCAAACCCGCGCCCGGCTTGTTCATGAACCCCGGCAGGGATACGGCCATGCGATTTGGCGCGGTCTGGCGGAAGCAACCGGCGATCTCTTGATCATTTCCGAGCCGGACGGCACCTTTTCGGGACATGACGTCATCAAAATGCTGGCCTATTCCGACGACGTTCCCGTCGTGTTCGGCACGCGCACAAGCCGCGAATTCGTCTGGGAAGGCGCCAACATGGGCTTCTTTCTCAAGTTCGGAAACTGGGCCGTCGGCAAGTTGATGGAATTCCTGTTCAACACGACCATCCTGACCGACGTGGGTTGCTCGATGCGCCTGTTGCGGCGGGAAGCCTACGAACGCATCGCGCCGCAATTTTCGGTCGGCGGCAGCGCCTTCGGCCCGCAGATCATGCTCCTGACCATACTGAACGGCATTCCATTCATTGAAATCGCCGTGAATTACCGCAGGCGCGTGGGCACGTCGTCGGTAACGGGCAACAAACTGCGCGCGGCCCTGCTCGGCTGCGAAATGATTGCGATGATACTGCGGTATCGCATGTTGTCCTGGTTCGGCTGGCGTCCGCCGGCATGCAGCCATGTCTGTTCAGCAAGGGAGGAGCAAACACCATGA
- a CDS encoding glycosyltransferase family 39 protein, which yields MGENTGARWAGLCVRVVAWYLLVLMTLWAIGIEGIYGSPLPFYALVAPAFPSAIVPAVVMWAAGFILWLGSAPEPSRRTRGLLLWTIAALGLFLLAFVRFHFNPISFRAFFSCLGWHALAPAIFLAGLAAARLSAHHWLSAEPEPAPKTIRWFLLGLMIFSFAFAGAVAMIRDGTTGISQAYARHGYEYASDIGTTSGIQALFRDYLKVRPYLSMHAKVHPPGPIALLWFFSYGIGQEPLPLSLATMAFGVLAILPLYGWVSDLAGRRTALIACILYSLMPSIVLFTATSADILFMPFTLTTLFLFTRAIQRRSVVYAAAAGAGYALMSLLSFSLIAVGVYFAFYGLWQLGDKDKRFAVVQTAAVMLAAFLGLHAALRYGTGFDVVACFQACKAQFEADQMHLDRLTPRFPAWTWRFLNPACWFYFAGIPVSLLFLGFARRAQSGSPGMATVMIATLLALNLLYLARGEGERSAMYILPFVVLPAACRLDVMCRKARCYGPFWATILFLAFQCWLTESWFYTFW from the coding sequence ATGGGAGAGAATACGGGCGCACGGTGGGCGGGCTTATGTGTGCGCGTCGTGGCGTGGTATCTGCTCGTCCTGATGACACTGTGGGCCATCGGCATCGAGGGCATCTACGGCAGCCCGTTGCCCTTTTATGCCCTTGTCGCGCCCGCTTTTCCATCCGCCATCGTGCCAGCCGTTGTCATGTGGGCGGCCGGTTTCATTCTTTGGCTGGGGTCGGCGCCGGAACCTTCCCGCCGGACACGCGGACTGCTTCTATGGACCATTGCGGCATTGGGCCTTTTTCTGTTGGCATTCGTCCGGTTCCACTTCAACCCCATTTCGTTCAGGGCCTTCTTTTCTTGTCTGGGATGGCATGCGCTGGCGCCGGCGATCTTCCTGGCGGGACTGGCCGCGGCGCGCCTTTCGGCCCATCACTGGCTCTCCGCGGAACCCGAACCGGCGCCGAAAACGATTCGCTGGTTTCTGCTGGGACTCATGATTTTTTCCTTTGCCTTCGCGGGGGCCGTGGCGATGATACGCGACGGCACAACCGGCATTTCGCAGGCGTACGCGCGCCACGGTTACGAGTATGCAAGCGATATCGGCACGACAAGCGGCATCCAAGCGCTGTTCCGCGACTACCTCAAGGTGCGGCCCTATCTCTCGATGCACGCAAAGGTGCATCCGCCCGGCCCCATCGCATTGCTTTGGTTTTTCTCATACGGGATTGGCCAGGAGCCGTTGCCGCTATCGCTGGCGACAATGGCCTTTGGCGTGCTGGCCATTCTGCCGTTGTACGGATGGGTGTCGGATCTCGCGGGACGCCGCACGGCGCTGATCGCCTGCATCCTGTACAGTCTCATGCCCTCGATCGTGCTGTTCACGGCGACGAGCGCCGATATTCTCTTCATGCCTTTCACGCTGACGACGCTCTTTCTCTTTACGCGCGCGATCCAGCGCCGTTCGGTCGTCTACGCCGCGGCGGCCGGCGCGGGATACGCCCTCATGTCGCTGCTGTCGTTTTCGCTGATTGCGGTAGGAGTTTACTTTGCCTTTTACGGACTATGGCAATTGGGGGACAAAGACAAGCGCTTTGCCGTTGTCCAGACCGCCGCGGTCATGTTGGCGGCGTTTCTCGGCCTGCATGCCGCCTTGCGATACGGAACCGGTTTTGATGTCGTCGCCTGTTTTCAGGCGTGCAAAGCGCAGTTCGAGGCGGATCAGATGCACCTCGATCGGCTGACTCCGCGTTTTCCGGCATGGACTTGGCGTTTTCTCAATCCGGCGTGCTGGTTCTATTTCGCGGGAATTCCCGTGTCGCTGTTGTTCCTCGGATTTGCAAGACGCGCGCAATCCGGATCGCCGGGCATGGCCACCGTCATGATCGCGACGCTCCTGGCGCTCAATCTTCTTTACTTGGCGCGGGGCGAAGGCGAACGCAGCGCAATGTACATCCTGCCGTTCGTCGTGTTGCCCGCCGCATGCCGACTTGACGTTATGTGCCGGAAAGCCCGATGCTATGGGCCGTTCTGGGCAACGATACTCTTTCTGGCGTTTCAATGCTGGTTGACGGAGTCGTGGTTCTACACGTTTTGGTGA
- a CDS encoding pyridoxal phosphate-dependent aminotransferase — MRRNIVHAGAGSLSYEIREIVAVGREIRSLGQSITWENIGDPIEKGEVVPEWIRNIIHELVDEPGSWGYCDTAGVPATREFLAAEVNKRPGGVQITPDDIMFFNGLGDAVAKVYGFLRREARVLGPSPAYSTHSSAEAAHANDSHIKYELDPMNGWMPDVEDIRNKVKYNDSIAGILLLSPDNPTGAVYPIEILEEIAAIAREYKLFVVADEIYAHIVYNGFTRLHLSQWIGDVPAIAMRGISKEYPWPGSRCGWIEVLNKDKDENFAAYVKSLLAAKRLEVSSTTLPQMSIPRVIGDARYPAHLDRRSRMFEERATEAAAHFAGCDQVIVNKPCGAFYMTVMFRDGTLNHRQTLPIENPVIRQRIEALTGNVSPDKRFVYYLMGSTGIVVVPLTGFQCEHEGFRVTLLETDDAKRTWVFKTLRDSIDRYIASAG, encoded by the coding sequence ATGAGACGCAACATCGTTCATGCAGGCGCGGGCAGTCTTAGTTATGAGATACGCGAAATTGTGGCCGTGGGCCGCGAGATCCGCAGCCTGGGACAGTCCATTACATGGGAAAATATCGGCGATCCGATCGAAAAGGGCGAGGTGGTGCCGGAATGGATCCGGAATATCATCCATGAACTGGTGGACGAACCGGGTTCGTGGGGATATTGCGACACAGCCGGCGTGCCGGCCACGCGCGAATTTCTGGCGGCGGAAGTCAACAAGCGGCCCGGCGGCGTGCAGATCACGCCTGACGACATCATGTTCTTCAACGGGCTTGGCGACGCGGTCGCAAAGGTGTACGGTTTCCTTCGCCGCGAAGCGCGCGTGCTGGGCCCGTCGCCGGCGTATAGCACCCATTCGAGCGCGGAGGCCGCGCATGCCAACGACAGCCACATCAAATACGAACTGGATCCGATGAACGGCTGGATGCCGGACGTCGAGGACATTCGCAACAAGGTCAAGTACAACGACTCGATCGCGGGCATCCTGCTGCTTTCGCCGGACAATCCGACCGGCGCGGTGTATCCGATCGAGATCCTCGAGGAAATCGCGGCCATCGCGCGCGAATACAAACTCTTCGTGGTTGCGGACGAGATCTATGCCCATATCGTGTACAACGGGTTCACGCGGCTTCATCTGAGCCAGTGGATAGGCGACGTGCCGGCCATCGCGATGCGCGGCATCAGCAAGGAATATCCGTGGCCGGGGTCGCGCTGTGGCTGGATCGAAGTGTTGAACAAGGACAAGGACGAGAATTTCGCGGCCTATGTGAAGAGCCTTCTCGCGGCGAAACGCCTCGAAGTGTCCTCGACCACCTTGCCGCAGATGTCCATTCCGCGCGTGATTGGCGATGCGCGCTATCCGGCGCACCTGGACCGGCGATCGCGCATGTTCGAGGAACGCGCCACGGAGGCCGCCGCCCATTTCGCGGGTTGCGACCAAGTGATTGTGAACAAACCGTGCGGGGCATTTTACATGACGGTGATGTTCAGGGACGGGACGTTGAATCACCGTCAAACGCTGCCCATCGAAAACCCGGTTATCCGACAGCGCATCGAGGCGCTTACCGGAAATGTTTCGCCGGACAAGCGGTTCGTCTATTACCTGATGGGCTCGACCGGCATCGTGGTCGTGCCGTTGACGGGTTTCCAATGCGAGCATGAAGGCTTTCGCGTGACCTTGCTCGAAACGGACGACGCCAAACGCACGTGGGTCTTCAAGACGCTTCGGGATTCGATCGACCGGTACATCGCCAGCGCTGGATGA
- a CDS encoding DUF1559 domain-containing protein: MKRTLQKQNAVPAAGFTLIELLVVIAIIGILAAILLPALSRAREAARRSSCANNLKQMGVVFKMYAGESGGWFPRVHGDEPWGSQVPSGCEAADKAAELAPLIQAIYPECLADLNVLICPSDPESASANPLKIVSAKPGQECAYAGLPSNADASYLYYGFVFDKVSESDPVIDTAVFGVAPSAKVCAQIAYLMSCISFQQGSSFLQGPLGDENPANDGLLNNDLDDPVKHNLLKFITTTPGMPLGNGEGSKLYRLREGVERFLVTDINNPAASASAQSELAVMWDVVTSNSSGRAQFNHIPGGANTLYMDGHVQFNRYPGEFPATIAFAQVGSFF, from the coding sequence ATGAAAAGAACCTTGCAAAAGCAGAACGCCGTCCCCGCGGCCGGCTTCACGTTGATCGAACTGCTGGTGGTGATTGCAATCATCGGTATTCTAGCCGCGATTTTGCTGCCGGCCTTGTCGCGTGCGCGCGAAGCGGCGCGGCGCTCCTCCTGCGCGAACAATCTCAAGCAAATGGGCGTCGTGTTCAAGATGTACGCGGGCGAATCCGGCGGATGGTTTCCCCGTGTTCACGGCGACGAACCTTGGGGAAGCCAGGTTCCCAGCGGCTGCGAGGCGGCCGACAAGGCGGCTGAACTTGCGCCGCTTATACAGGCGATCTATCCGGAATGCCTAGCGGATCTCAATGTTTTGATCTGCCCGTCCGATCCCGAATCCGCGTCCGCAAACCCGCTGAAAATCGTGTCGGCCAAACCGGGCCAGGAATGCGCGTACGCCGGCCTGCCGTCGAATGCCGACGCCAGTTATCTTTATTACGGTTTCGTGTTCGACAAGGTGTCCGAAAGCGATCCGGTCATTGACACGGCCGTGTTCGGCGTGGCTCCTTCCGCAAAGGTCTGCGCGCAGATCGCCTATCTCATGTCCTGCATTTCCTTCCAACAGGGATCCTCGTTCCTCCAGGGCCCCCTCGGCGACGAAAATCCCGCCAACGACGGATTGCTGAACAATGACCTCGACGACCCTGTCAAACATAACCTGTTGAAGTTTATAACGACCACGCCCGGAATGCCGCTCGGCAACGGCGAGGGTTCCAAATTATACCGCCTGCGTGAAGGCGTCGAGCGTTTTCTTGTCACGGACATCAACAATCCCGCCGCATCCGCAAGCGCCCAAAGCGAACTGGCGGTCATGTGGGATGTTGTCACGTCGAACTCCTCGGGGCGCGCCCAGTTCAATCACATCCCCGGCGGCGCCAATACCCTCTACATGGACGGACACGTCCAGTTCAACCGTTACCCCGGCGAATTTCCCGCCACGATCGCCTTCGCTCAGGTCGGCTCGTTTTTCTAA
- a CDS encoding PQQ-binding-like beta-propeller repeat protein translates to MSRFSVIVLSLLVGAAGFAADAPRFRGPNGDGKFNEQGLLKSWPKEGPPVAWIAKGLGQGYSSASVAEGRIFVAGMTADDQIGHIHILDMQGRLIGSIPYGKETVNDAASGARSTPTIDGNRLYILSGLGVVYCMDLDARSVRWSVNILERFHAENIEWRLSESLLVDGDRVICTPGGKEGGIAALNKMTGDTVWAAKGIDDNAAYVSPVVAMHNGRRILLTETARQVVGVDADSGALLWKHEHLTKYDIHACAPIYDKGLVYYTAGYDSGGGALELSPDGSTVTQKWTDKVLDCQHHGVVLVDGYLYGGRHRGQFVCLEMATGTLMWKAPEIRQAVTVYADGMLYLYEGPQEGVVSLVKPDPAGFQRTGQFKVTEGTENHWAHPALANGLLLIRHGDALIAYNVKEN, encoded by the coding sequence ATGAGCCGATTTTCCGTCATTGTCTTGTCGTTGTTGGTGGGCGCCGCGGGGTTTGCGGCTGACGCGCCCCGGTTTCGGGGACCAAACGGCGACGGCAAATTCAACGAACAAGGCCTTCTAAAATCATGGCCGAAAGAAGGCCCTCCCGTGGCCTGGATCGCGAAAGGACTCGGCCAGGGCTATTCGTCGGCTTCCGTGGCCGAAGGGCGCATCTTTGTTGCCGGCATGACGGCGGACGATCAGATCGGCCATATCCACATCCTGGACATGCAGGGGCGGCTCATCGGCAGCATTCCGTATGGAAAGGAAACCGTCAATGACGCGGCCTCCGGCGCGCGATCCACGCCGACGATTGACGGAAACCGTCTCTATATCCTGTCGGGACTGGGCGTTGTCTATTGCATGGATCTCGATGCCCGTTCCGTTAGGTGGAGTGTGAACATCCTCGAACGCTTTCATGCCGAAAACATCGAATGGCGCCTTTCCGAATCGCTGCTCGTGGACGGCGACCGCGTGATTTGCACCCCGGGCGGCAAGGAGGGCGGAATCGCCGCTTTGAACAAAATGACGGGCGACACCGTATGGGCGGCCAAGGGGATTGACGATAATGCGGCGTATGTTTCACCGGTTGTCGCCATGCACAACGGCCGCCGGATTTTGTTGACCGAAACCGCGCGGCAAGTGGTCGGCGTTGACGCCGATTCCGGCGCCTTGCTGTGGAAACACGAGCATCTGACGAAGTACGACATCCATGCCTGTGCGCCCATTTACGACAAGGGCCTCGTGTACTATACCGCCGGTTACGATTCGGGCGGCGGCGCATTGGAACTATCTCCGGACGGCTCAACGGTGACACAGAAATGGACGGACAAGGTCCTCGATTGCCAACATCATGGCGTTGTCCTTGTGGACGGCTATCTGTATGGAGGACGTCACCGTGGGCAGTTCGTCTGCCTGGAAATGGCTACCGGCACGCTGATGTGGAAAGCCCCGGAAATCCGGCAGGCCGTGACTGTCTATGCCGACGGCATGCTGTATTTGTACGAGGGGCCCCAAGAGGGCGTTGTCAGTCTGGTAAAACCGGATCCGGCCGGTTTCCAACGCACCGGTCAGTTCAAGGTCACGGAAGGAACGGAAAATCATTGGGCGCATCCCGCCCTTGCGAATGGATTGTTGCTCATTCGCCATGGCGATGCGCTTATCGCGTATAATGTCAAGGAGAATTGA